The region GCGCCGACGTCCGCGTCGTCCAGGAGCTGCTGGGGCACGCCTCGGTGACCACGACGCAGATCTACACGATGGTCACCGTGAACGCGCTGCGCGAGGTGTGGGCGGGCGCGCACCCGCGAGCGCGCTGACCGGGTGCTCCGCCGCGAGCTCTCGCCCCGCCCAGTGTGCAGTGAGGGCGAATTTCCGCGTCGTTTTCCGCCCTGGGTTCACACTCGGCGGCCGAACGCCGGAAAAGGTGCCGACATCTTGCCTGCGGGTCTGCCTCACCAGCGCGACGCACCCCGTTAAACTTGCCGCGATGTCCGCCACGCCCGAGGGTTGCCTGACCAGCGACGGTCTGGCATGACCGACGGCACCGACCAGACGAATCCGGAGCCCACGCCCGGTCTGACGGGTCGCATCCCGCGGCCGATCCCCGAGCCGGCCCCCCGCACCACGCACGGCCCGGCCAAGGTCATCGCGATGTGCAACCAGAAGGGCGGCGTCGGCAAGACCACGTCGACGATCAACCTCGGTGCCAGCCTGGCCGAATACGGCCGGCGCGTGCTGCTGGTGGATCTCGATCCGCAGGGCGCGCTGTCGGCGGGGCTCGGGGTGCCGCACTACGAACTCGACCAGACCGTCTACAACCTGCTCGTCGAGCCGCGCATCTCCATCGACCAGGTGCTGCTGAAGACCCGCGTGCCCGGACTGGACCTGGTACCGAGCAACATCGACCTGTCCGCAGCGGAGATCCAGCTGGTCAACGAGGTGGGTCGCGAGCAGTCGCTGGCCCGGGCGCTGTACCCGGTGCTCGACCGCTACGACTACGTGCTGATCGACTGCCAGCCGTCGCTGGGCCTGCTCACGGTCAACGGGCTCGCATGCAGCGACGGGGTCGTCATCCCCACCGAGTGCGAGTACTTCTCGCTGCGCGGTCTGGCGTTGCTGACCGACACGGTGGAGAAGGTGCACGACCGGCTCAACCCGAAGCTCGCGATCAGCGGCATCCTGATCACCCGCTACGACCCGCGCACGGTCAACTCGCGCGAGGTGATGGCCCGGGTGGTCGAGCGATTCGGCGACCTGGTGTTCGACACGGTGGTCACCCGTACCGTGCGCTTCCCGGAGACCAGTGTGGCCGGTGAGCCGATCACCACGTGGGCACCGAAATCGGCTGGCGCCGAAGCGTATCGGGCGTTGGCACGTGAGGTCATCCACCGGTTCGGCGCGTGAGCGAGACACCGCCCGACGAGTCGACCCACGCTGGCTTCCAGGTTCGGCTGAGCAATTTCGAGGGGCCGTTCGATCTGCTGCTGCAGCTGATCTTCGCGCACCGGCTCGACGTCACCGAGGTGGCACTGCACCGGGTCACCGACGAGTTCATCGCCTACACGAAGGCGATCGGCTCCCAGCTGGGGCTCGACGAGACCACATCGTTCCTGGTGGTCGCCGCGACGCTGCTGGACCTGAAGGCGGCGCGGCTGCTGCCTGCCGGCGAGGTGCACGACGAGGAGGACCTGGCGCTGCTGGAGGTCCGGGACTTGCTGTTCGCCCGCCTGCTGCAGTACCGCGCGTTCAAGCACGTCGCCGA is a window of Mycolicibacterium chubuense NBB4 DNA encoding:
- a CDS encoding ParA family protein; translation: MTDGTDQTNPEPTPGLTGRIPRPIPEPAPRTTHGPAKVIAMCNQKGGVGKTTSTINLGASLAEYGRRVLLVDLDPQGALSAGLGVPHYELDQTVYNLLVEPRISIDQVLLKTRVPGLDLVPSNIDLSAAEIQLVNEVGREQSLARALYPVLDRYDYVLIDCQPSLGLLTVNGLACSDGVVIPTECEYFSLRGLALLTDTVEKVHDRLNPKLAISGILITRYDPRTVNSREVMARVVERFGDLVFDTVVTRTVRFPETSVAGEPITTWAPKSAGAEAYRALAREVIHRFGA